The window AGGTATAGGGACTGTTTTCTATTGGCCTATTCTACGATATTATAATGACTGCAAAATATATCAGAAACATTTTGAAATAATAACTACTTGACATTTAGAAAAATAAACCAATAGTCTACAGGAACAAAAATGCATTGAATATTACATATGTTAGGTGTTGCATTGTTTGCCACATTTGCCATACTATTTATTCACCTTCTCAATAAATAATGAGATCCTGGTGCACTTTACAACAGCGAATTACTTTTTCAAATTTAtttataatttattttttatcacccTACCTGCAATTGTGACTTGTCGTTTGGTGACCGGAGATAGGCCTACTGGCCTTGTTTATTCAGTAGCGTAGAATTAGGCTATACATTTAGCCTAGTTTAAGTTTATTTGATATTTATCAAATATGTGAATAGTCAAAACAATTAATGCAATTGTGGCATAGTTTAGCCTACATTCTTTTAGACCACGTGTAGGCCTAATGCAGATTAGGGCCACATACTTGTGTTAGCCCCCTTCATGTACATTTGGAAATATATATCAGCCATTTGTGAAAGACTATGATTTCATCTTACAGCCTATCGAATTATATAGCCTATCATTTAGCTATTTACCTATTATTAATCGGTAATTCCCACAAATGATTTATTTGTTTGACAAAAGGCCCTCTGGAGCTAAATGAGGGTGAATTTTTGAGCTGACACTTAAAGCAGATCTTTCATGTGTGGTTAACCACTTCTAAAGTGTTTCTAAATGTCCTTCTGCGATCGAAGTGTGTTTCCCATGAATGTCACCAAAACAGTTCGTCTCAGGGGACTTAAGGCGTGGGATTACACTGTATCACATGCATAAAAGACAAGAAAATACCGGTATACGATATTGTATGCGTGCGGGTTTACTTTGCTGCAAGGATGAGCCCCTGAGCGTGCGTTTATCTCTCTCTAAgtgggtgtgggtgtttgcATGCGCCTCTTTTTTGCATGAGCCGGCTAGTGGTCATATTCAGAAATTTGGGCTTTGAAACATTGATGTCCATTTAAACTAGTGAAGTGATAGGAATCGTCACTTCTATATGTAGATAATTAAATAGGCTGTGTACCTAATTAAGTTTATATAAACAGCCTGTGATGTAGAATAATACTGACAAATCAAATGATTTGAGATGATTAACTAATCATTCTCACTGCGGTGACTTTCACTTGCCTGGCTAGCTACCGTAGACCAGGCATAAGTAGGCGCCCTAAGAATGGTaatggatttttatttatttatttattgttattttatgCATTTTTTGCAataatgtataaaaatacaatgaCAGTTCAACTATTCAGAAAAAAAGGTAATTGCTTCATTCGGTGGCACACTGCACGTCACTTCCCCCACTCTCGCTCCATCTTGTTCCCCGCGAGTTCTTTCCTTAAGTCTATGTGTAGATCAGTGAGGAGttccaaaatatatttttcccaGCAGTGTTTGttcttccctgctccagcaatACAAGGTAAACAAAATCATTGTCCGCCCGATGGTAGAAGGTCCTGAATTGTTGTAAACGTTGAGTTCTGGAAATGGAAGTGTCAGGATGACAGGCCCTCAATTAGTTTAATTTCAGCACTAACTTTGACTTGATATTAGCAACACACAGTTATGCATTATCAACAGTAGCTACCAATACTAGTAATAGCACTGCGAGCATTTTTTAAGTATAGGTTGGCCGTATCCAATAGAAATTAAATTAATTATTATTGCAACTGTACAGTACTACTGTCAGTAGCTAAATGTCCAAAGCCAAATGTTCAGTCGTCGTCGTCAGCATGTTGCTGTGTCGTGAACTAAACTATGCTAGTTTTACGTTATAATGTATTATAACGTAGGATATATAGTATACGTTTTTAAATGCTATCTGAACTCACAAGGTGTACTATAGTTAGCTGTTACTCAGCTAgtatgttagctagctaactatttAATATGTCTAGTTAATGTTGTGTACTTCTCGTATCAGCAAAGGTAAAACTAGGTCGATTGCCATACCCACATTTTTCTGTTCGGACAGAACTCGTTTGGATTGGGTTGCTAACTGGCATGCAACGCTAGCTTGTGATCACTGAATTAGCTAGGGTTAGCTAAGGCTGAACTGAGACCATTCACTATAGCTGGTGATGTTTAGGACGCCTATGTGAGACTGTCTAGCTGTTATCAGGCCGCTTATCGCCCAGCAGGCATAGGCTACTCCGCCCTGCCCGACAGTTAACGGATGGACATTTAGTTTACTTTGAATGTGTTGTTTGAAAGCCCTTCACAAATTTGAAACTACATCATCACAGTTACAGAAACTACTGTTACTTTATATATGGGTTGTAATTACTTAATGAAAGGAGTACTGTGCTTCCAACCGCCATTTGACATTTTTGTTTCAGATGAAAGAAACTATAATGAATCAAGAAAAACTTGCCAAACTTCAGGCACAAGTCCGCATTGGGGGCAAGGTAAGACTGTTTCCTTAACTTTGGTATAAAATACCTTTTACAGTCTATACATCTGTCAGTAATGTATCAGTCTTTACTGGTTCATGCAGTATTGACACAAATATGTTTTATAGGTGTACTGAACAGAGATTATTTGTATGTTGCATTGTGAACAGTCAGTAATTACATTCCTTGTCTGTATTCCTGCCCCAGGAGAACCCTTGTTCAAGCATGTTTGTTCCTGTCACTGTCTTAGGGCAGTGCTCGCAGAAAGAAGAAGGTCATACACAGAACAGCTTCTGCAGATGACAAGAAACTTCAGTTCTCCCTTAAGAAACTCGGAGTCAACAACATATCTGGTATTGAAGAGGTAGGTTATGGCACCTCCAACATGTCACTCTTGCCATTACTTTGTAAATACGTCTGTCTGTGGGCAATATCTTTTTATAATCCTCCTTTTGGCAGGTGAACATGTTCACAAACCAGGGGATGGTAATCCACTTCAACAACCCCAAAGTGCAGGCCTCTCTAGCAGCCAACACCTTCACCATCACTGGCCACGCGGAGAACAAGCAGCTGACAGAGATGCTACCCAGCATCCTGAACCAGCTTGGAGCTGACAGCCTGACCAGTCTCAGGAGACTGGCAGAATCCCTTCCCAAACAGGGTACGTGTACTGGAGTAGGCTTCATCAAAGGAGACCCTAGGTTGAATAGAAGAGGGTTTGGACAAAGTTGAGGGACTACTACTGTGAGCCTTGGACCGGCCTTGGACTGGCTTTGGCTTATGGACACCGACGTGTAATACGTTTGACTGTTTTGCTTTGCTTAACAGTAGCCAGGATATCACAGCAGCAACATTGTATGGCTAGCTTGGTGATTGTTCAGTCTCTGAGtcctgttttaacccttgtgttatcttcgggtcattctgacccatcagtcattgtgacccaccgtcgtattgtgacaactttactgcatacaaaaacaaagtgaagcattttcttttaaccgttgggctttctcagaccccccacattgcaaaaattatttttatttgtttttgtattgggtaaaattgggtaaacacaacgatggttcgttatgaacctttgggtcatgtgacccgaaggcagcacaagagtTAAGGTGTTGTGGATGGAAGGGAGATGGATTCCACATAGGCACTCAAACAGGTTTCCGGTGATTTGTGAGAACACACAAACTAAATGAGGCCTGAGCACTTAAACCTCCAATATTGATCATTTATACTTCTTTCAAGTAGACAATATACTACACAAATTGAAATGTTCTAAGTACACTCAGATATAGAACATAGATTCAAACTAACTGGACCAGTGATGGGCCATTTAAGACAGAAACTTGTACCAGAGAatcctaaatatatatatttttaaatcaaTTCTAATGGAACTTGAAGTTAACCCGCCTTATGTAACCTTTTCTGTTTTATTGCAGTACAGTTTTCCACCTTCATGTCATGATTTTAAAACATAcacagtggcgattttagaggggttaatacaaatgtattaattgttatccagtgaaattagggatttattagTTATGTAGTAGAAACAATTTTAATACAATATTTAAAATGATGTCTATTGGATGTGTGTTAGCTTTACAGTAAGTGATGCCTTTGACTTTTGCTTTTTAAAGTAGTTCAACACAGGTAATCCCgtttgtttaattgtttttttttatgtatgcTATACagagcacagattctacatagatctagcctcttaattttgctctcaaagtgcaccagattcatgcgtttaactttaaaatgtaatacattttcttCCGGGGGACCATGAGGGGGTCCTCCGTATCCTTATCACCTTTTTcacccctgacctgtttgcatgcctgttatcagcaagggggtttagcacttttgcaagtcactgtattcATATCACATTCTCaatgggggctgagcacccctaaaggtctgatcctagaatcgcccctgactTGCCCACTGTAAAGTTTGACATGTGCATTGGCACATGAAGGCATTATTGATGGAGAGCTTGGCTGAGTGATGCACACGCTTCTATCACTTTTGATTGGCTGCTAACTGAAGTATCGCTGTCTTTGCAGCCGGAGATAGCAAAGCATCGATTGCcacagtggaggaagaggatgatgatgtTCCAGGTGAGTCATGGTGGAAGAAATTGTTTCTATAAGGATGGTTCAGTCCAGTTCCGGCAGCATCTTTAATTGTCATTTGTTCTCTTATGGTACAGGCCAGTTGCTCTCTGACTTTCTCCTCTGATGTTATTTCATATTGTGGTAGTTTATACCCTTTCGCAAGTTTGTGTGACTGTTGAATAACTTACATCTGGGTTCGTATTTTCTCTCAGATAATGTAACCAAGACAGGTTTGCTTTCTTTTGGGAAGTGGAAGGGGTCATTCTaaggaggaagggtgggggggggagagtacaTCAGTGACTGTAGTGGGTGGTGTGAACGAAGCGTTTAGCGTTTGAAACTTTTGTTCGTTGTTTATGAGTTCTGAAAGGCCCGTTTGCTTTTCTTTGTGAGGAGAACGGGGCCAAACACATGAGGTTGCCATTACAATTCCATCTGCCTGTCCCAGGGCTCTCCTTTTCCTGTAACCCAAGTTCTTTAAAACGTAACAAATGATTACGTCCACTCTCCGCGAGGGCGGCCAGTCGAAGCCCTGATGACACAGGGTTAACAGCCTATGCCATCATGTTATTTTTGTACTTGCATTCTTTTGTcatttttacccccccccccccccacaattaTATTCAAACCTCTGAATTGTTTCCATTTGAACCCATAACCCCCTCTGAGCCAAATATGGACAGGGTAGATTTATCAAATTTCATTGAGCAATTAGGGCCCTCTTTTTGATCCCAACTGCCAGGATTTTCACAGCTGCTTTTTGGCAGTTCAGTGGGGTCCTCAGTTTCTTAGCGAGCACTGCTCAccctcagaggagagagagagatgaaatggGGATCGGTCAGGGGAGAAATTATACCTGGCTCTGGTTTCTCATGAACCCGCCTGCCTGACTCGAGTCACCTCACTGTCAAATCTCTTTTCATTTCAGAGCTGGTGGAGAATTTTGATGAGGCTTCCAAGGAGGAGGCAATCTAAAGGACAGGGGTTGTTGGAAGAGGATTAACACTTGACTGGGTGATGGGACAGAATATATTttctatttaaatatatattttaaatataaaaatatttctATTTATATACCTTTTATTGCCAAATGATCTTTGGTGCTCAGGGGTTGTCCGTGTCCAGGTCATAGAAAGGTTGTACCCATGTGAGGTGTCCGTTTCTAAGGGATGAACTCAGTCCGTTACCAAACTGTTTGTTGTCTGAAGCCTGGCTGATACCCACAGTATCCGAAATAAACACTTTATATTGCCTAAAGGTTTTAGAACTTGTATCTTTCTCTTATTTCAACAGACGATTGGCAAAGCAAAACTGTATGTGTTGAAATCTAAGGAATAAAGTGTTGAAATCTCGGGAATAAAGTGTTGAAATCTAAGGAATAAAGTGTTGAAATCAAAGGACCAGTGTTTAAATAAAGGAATATATTCTATCAAGGAATAGATCCTAAAATGAGTCACAAAGTATCAATGTTTGCATCTGTAACTCGTCAAATCTGACAATATGAAAAGACTGATTCCTCCACAAAGCACGTCTCAAACAGCACAAAGTTGAAGAcggtttcatttatttattaaataaatCTATTATAATTTACAATAAGTAGCACCACAATTATACAATACACTTCAGATattgtagtaaaaaaaaaaaggtttttaatgcaaacacaaaatgaatTCACACACAGCACTTTCCATGGTCTGAGAACGTTGTCGGTCAACTAATTTCACAAACGTGTAGCTTTGGACTGATTCCCATCAGCTCTTTTATGATGATATTCAGCCCGAAGTTGGCATTTCAAGAAACAAAAATTGACAATAGGGTTTCGGAAAATATCTTAAGCTACATGTCTCGGGTGTTTATCCTTGTTTTAGAAATTCATAAATATTCACATTGTGACAAGCTTCATCAAAACCATCCAAGCATGAGGTTAGATAAGCCAGCAGTGCTGTTGAGTCATTACACGATTGTCCAGGGCCCGAACCCCCAATGTGTTGGCATCCATCCAGAATACCAGTGATGGCTTGTGGAGACACCAGTATCTCCCTGTGCTCGAGGACAAGCCACTCTTACTCTCTTATTCCCATCAGCAGCTTCAGTAAGTGGGCCTCCATTacctgttgaactgaacagagaAAGGTTTCCTTGTTTTACGTTCATTTTATATTCTAACTAGtacaaccccaattccaaaAAGGTTGGGACACTGTGTAAAATGGAAATCAAAATAGAATGCAATGATTTGCAAATCTCAGAAAGTCATGTCATTCACAATAGATAATTGAAAACATCAAATACTTAAATTTAGGGAATTTAAAATTTTAAGCAAAAAATATGGTCATTTGGA of the Osmerus eperlanus chromosome 14, fOsmEpe2.1, whole genome shotgun sequence genome contains:
- the btf3 gene encoding transcription factor BTF3; translated protein: MKETIMNQEKLAKLQAQVRIGGKGSARRKKKVIHRTASADDKKLQFSLKKLGVNNISGIEEVNMFTNQGMVIHFNNPKVQASLAANTFTITGHAENKQLTEMLPSILNQLGADSLTSLRRLAESLPKQAGDSKASIATVEEEDDDVPELVENFDEASKEEAI